The following DNA comes from bacterium.
TGTCCTGGCTGCAGGCAAATATCAGGTCTTCGAGGACTGGATCTATGAGCCGGATCCCATTTCCATCTTGAGAGACCTTATTCCGACGTATTTCCGGATCCATGTTTTCGATATGCTGCTTGAGTCCTACGCCAGTGAACAGGGTGCACGGATGATGGCTATGGAAGAGGCCTCTGACAGAGCAGAGGAAACCCTGCGGGAATTGCGGATCAGCTATAACAAGATGCGAAGGGACTTGATAACCCTGGACCTGTTGGGAATCTTAAGCGCAGCAAACGTAATTGAGCTGGAAGCAGCCAAGAAAGCAGGCGGCTTATTATAACTTTTTTATCGATGATCGGGTAAGAATAGCTGCCAAGTCAGCTTGAGGGAGGATTTTATTTCCATGCCAAAGGAAATGGATGATAATATTTCCTTAGATTTGAAGGAAAAACTGGATAATGTCAAGAAAGTCAGCGGTGGAAACGGAGATTCCGCTGGCCGGGTGATTCAGGTATTGGGACCCGTTGTCGATGTGCAGTTTTCGGGCGATATGCCGCAGATTAACAATCTGCTGAGAGTTGATGACCCCAAAACCGGACTCCCCCTGGAAGCAGTCCAATTGATGGGGCAGGGGATAATCCGCTGTATTGCCTTGGATTACAACGATGGCCTGCAAAGAGATTCCCTGGTCTATGATACCGGTGCACCTATTTGTGTGCCGGTAGGACAGGCTGTTCTGGGACGGATGTTCAACATCCTTGGAGAGACCATTGACGAGCGGGGGCCGGTCGATACCGACAAATTCGAGCCTATTTACAAACCGCCGATACCCTATGCCAAACTCGAGACTTTTCCTCAGGTATTTGAAACCGGAATTAAAGTTGTCGATCTTATCACTCCCTTTCCCCGGGGTGGGAAAGTCGGCCTGTTTGGAGGTGCTGGAGTCGGTAAAACCGTTATCATTATGGAATTGATCCGGAACGTGGCTATGGAGCACTCCGGCGTGTCGATTTTTGGTGGTGTTGGAGAGCGTACCAGAGAGGGAAACGATCTGTGGCATGAAATGTATAATTCCAACGTTCTCAACAAGGCAATTCTCGTTTACGGTCAGATGAACGAGTCTCCGGGATGCCGTTTCCGTGTTCCCTTTACCGCCCTGACTATGGCCGAGTACTTCAGGGATGAGGCCAGGCAGGATGTTCTCCTCTTTTTGGATAATGTCTTCCGCTATGTTCAGGCCGGACTTGAAATATCCCTGCTGCGGGCCCGCGTACCTTCTGAAGTCGGCTATCAGCCCACTCTCTTTACCGAAATGGGTGCTTTGCAGGAGCGGATCGCATCCACTGCCCGCGGAGCCATTACCTCGGTTCAGGCCGTTTACGTCCCGGCTGACGATCTGGCTGATCCCGGTCCTGCTTCGGTCTTTACCCACCTCGATGCTATGGTCGTTCTGTCCAGGAAGGTAGCGGAGCTTGGACTCTATCCAGCTCTCGATCCTCTTGCCTCGAACTCCCAGATTCTGGAGCCCTGGATTGTCGGAGAACGGCATTGTGAAGTAGCCCGCAAAGTCAAGATGAACCTTGAAAGGTACAAAAACCTGCAGGATCTGATCGCTATTCTGGGGCTGGAAGAGCTTTCCGAGGAAGACCGGCTGGTAGTCACCAGAGCGCGGCGTATCCAAAAATTCCTGACCCAGCCATTCCACGTGGCTGAAACTTTTACCGGAATGCAGGGCCGCTATGTCACCCTTGAGGAAACTCTGAGTGGTTTTGAGGCCATCTGTGATGGAAAGTACGACGACGTGCCGGAGCAGGCATTCTATATGGTGGGAAACATCGATGAAGCCCTGGCTCAGGCCTCCCGCTACAAAGACCTTGAAGAGAAAGGCAAAAAGAAATGAGCCAGGAGAAAGCAGGCCATAACAGCCAGGAGAAACTGGCTTTCCAGGTGATATCTCCGGAAAAGGTTCTCGTTGACGAGAGGGATGTAGAAATTATCATCTTCAGGTATAATTTAAGCGAGACCGGTGAGGGAGAACTCGGTATCATGAGAAATCATGCCCCTATGCTCGTCAGCCTGCCGGCAGCATGTCCGGTACGCTACATAAAAGATGATAAGACCTATTATCTGGCTGTAGCCGGAGGCTTCGTCGAAGTAAGAAATAACCGGGTGACGGTTCTCTCAACCGGAGCGGAAAGGGTATCCGATAAAGAGGAACTTCATGCCGCTATTCAGGCCAAACGCCGGGCTGCAGCCTGGCTGGAGGAAGGAGAGCGTGTCGGTAAGGTTGAATTCGACGAGAGACGGGCTGAGGCAGAGGTGAAGAAAGAGGTCATCCATATGTATAAGGATCAATCAGGCGATCATAAGTAGCATAAGCGGAATCACTTTCACTACGCTATGCCTGATGAGGAAAGACAAAACAGGCACAGAGAGAGAGACAGCGGTTTTGGCCGCTGTGTTTTTCTCTGTGCCTTTTGTGTTTTCCTGAAATTATTTTTGTATTTAGGGGAGGGAACCCGAAAAGATGCGTTTTTTCAATACGGCTGGGCCGGTAAGGTGTGAGGAACACTACTGTTTACCCCCCCTTGGACGGCTTGACCTTGAAGAAATACTGTCCCTCATTGCCCAGAAAAAATACTTTGTCCTCCATGCACCACGGCAAACCGGAAAAACCACCTGTCTTCTGGCGCTGATGGATTATCTCAACGCTACAGGCAGCTATCGGTGTTTGTACTTCAATGTGGAAGCGGCTCAGGCTGCCAGAGAGGAAGTGCGGCAGGGCATGAGGGCTATACTGAGCGAGATGGCCTCCAGTGCTGTAGATTTCCTGAAAGATGACTTCTTGAAAACCCGATGGTTGAAGGTTCTGGAAGAAAGTGGGGAATATGCGGCTTTGGGTGAGTTGCTTTCCCTTTGGGCCAAAGAAAGCCAACTCCCCCTGGTTATTTTTATCGATGAGATCGATTCACTCATCGGAGACACCCTGATTTCCGTATTACGTCAATTACGGGCAGGATATTCCAAACGTCCGGCCATGTTCCCTCAGAGCATCGTGCTGTGCGGTGTGCGGGATGTGAGAGACTACCGGATACATTCTGCCACAGACAAAGCGATTATTACCGGGGGAAGCGCTTTTAATGTAAAAGCAGAATCTCTTCGCCTTGGAAGCTTCTCCAGGGATGAAGTATTGGCTCTTTATGGAGAGCACACGGAAGAGACAGGCCAGGAATTTGCTGATGGAGCCCTGGACCTGGTTTGGAACTTAACCCAGGGCCAGCCCTGGCTGGTAAATGCTTTGGGCTATGAGGTTTGTTTTAAAATGAAGGAGGGGCGTGACCGAAATAAGCAAATTTCAGCCACGATGATTCAACAGGCCAAAGAAAATATCATTCTGAGAAGGGACACCCACCTCGACCAGTTGGCTGATAAACTCCAGGAAGCCAGGGTCCGTCGGGTGATTGAGCCAATACTCGAGGGACTTAAAGAGCCGGAGCAGATTCCTACGGAAGACCTGTCATATGTAATAGACCTGGGATTAGTGAGAGTTGATGGGCAATTGCGCATAGCAAACCGGATCTATCAGGAGGTGATTCCCAGAGAGCTGACCTACAGCACCCAGGTCACTATCTCGGAGCAGCCTTCATGGTATACTGGTCCGAATGGCCAGCTCGACATGAATAAGCTTCTTGGCTCGTTTCAGGAATTTTTCCGTGAACATTCGGAGCACTGGGTGGAGCGGTTTCAGTACAAAGAGGCAGGCCCTCAACTGCTGCTGCAAGCCTTCCTTCAGAGGATCATCAATGGCGGAGGCCGCATCGAGAGG
Coding sequences within:
- a CDS encoding ATP-binding protein; the encoded protein is MRFFNTAGPVRCEEHYCLPPLGRLDLEEILSLIAQKKYFVLHAPRQTGKTTCLLALMDYLNATGSYRCLYFNVEAAQAAREEVRQGMRAILSEMASSAVDFLKDDFLKTRWLKVLEESGEYAALGELLSLWAKESQLPLVIFIDEIDSLIGDTLISVLRQLRAGYSKRPAMFPQSIVLCGVRDVRDYRIHSATDKAIITGGSAFNVKAESLRLGSFSRDEVLALYGEHTEETGQEFADGALDLVWNLTQGQPWLVNALGYEVCFKMKEGRDRNKQISATMIQQAKENIILRRDTHLDQLADKLQEARVRRVIEPILEGLKEPEQIPTEDLSYVIDLGLVRVDGQLRIANRIYQEVIPRELTYSTQVTISEQPSWYTGPNGQLDMNKLLGSFQEFFREHSEHWVERFQYKEAGPQLLLQAFLQRIINGGGRIEREYGLGRMRTDLLIIWPYKGGIQKVVIELKVLYKSLDDTIEQGLKQIVEYMDRCNTDQGYLVIFDRSEGKKWEEKIFEREEEYQNKRITIWGM
- the atpD gene encoding F0F1 ATP synthase subunit beta — protein: MPKEMDDNISLDLKEKLDNVKKVSGGNGDSAGRVIQVLGPVVDVQFSGDMPQINNLLRVDDPKTGLPLEAVQLMGQGIIRCIALDYNDGLQRDSLVYDTGAPICVPVGQAVLGRMFNILGETIDERGPVDTDKFEPIYKPPIPYAKLETFPQVFETGIKVVDLITPFPRGGKVGLFGGAGVGKTVIIMELIRNVAMEHSGVSIFGGVGERTREGNDLWHEMYNSNVLNKAILVYGQMNESPGCRFRVPFTALTMAEYFRDEARQDVLLFLDNVFRYVQAGLEISLLRARVPSEVGYQPTLFTEMGALQERIASTARGAITSVQAVYVPADDLADPGPASVFTHLDAMVVLSRKVAELGLYPALDPLASNSQILEPWIVGERHCEVARKVKMNLERYKNLQDLIAILGLEELSEEDRLVVTRARRIQKFLTQPFHVAETFTGMQGRYVTLEETLSGFEAICDGKYDDVPEQAFYMVGNIDEALAQASRYKDLEEKGKKK
- a CDS encoding F0F1 ATP synthase subunit epsilon encodes the protein MSQEKAGHNSQEKLAFQVISPEKVLVDERDVEIIIFRYNLSETGEGELGIMRNHAPMLVSLPAACPVRYIKDDKTYYLAVAGGFVEVRNNRVTVLSTGAERVSDKEELHAAIQAKRRAAAWLEEGERVGKVEFDERRAEAEVKKEVIHMYKDQSGDHK